From Cognatishimia activa, one genomic window encodes:
- a CDS encoding Mrp/NBP35 family ATP-binding protein: MAVTEQQIKSALESLGLPDGGNLVSNDMIRALSVEDGKVKFVIEAPSPELARRMEGLRQAAEQVVGQVPGVSSVQVALTAHGPAEQKAPPSLKVGGHPKPQDGPMKIAGVKRIIAIGSGKGGVGKSTVSSNLAVALAKQGRKVGLLDADIYGPSQPRMMGIQKRPSSPDGKTIIPLQSHGVTLMSIGFMLDPDKAVVWRGPMLMGALQQMLGQVQWGELDVLLVDLPPGTGDVQLTLCQKTELTGAILVSTPQDVALLDARKALDMFGALKTPVLGMIENMSFHVCSNCGHEEHIFGHGGVAAEAEKLGVPLLGALPIDLETRLAGDAGTPIAAGSGAMAEAYARIAKGLTDGGMA, from the coding sequence ATGGCCGTGACCGAACAACAGATTAAATCCGCGCTTGAAAGCCTTGGGCTGCCAGATGGCGGAAATCTTGTCAGCAACGATATGATCCGCGCGCTATCGGTTGAAGATGGCAAGGTCAAATTTGTGATCGAGGCCCCCTCCCCTGAACTTGCACGTCGTATGGAAGGTCTGCGTCAGGCTGCGGAACAGGTTGTTGGTCAGGTTCCCGGTGTTTCCTCTGTTCAAGTCGCACTGACCGCGCACGGACCTGCAGAACAAAAGGCGCCTCCAAGCCTGAAAGTAGGTGGTCACCCAAAACCACAAGATGGCCCGATGAAAATTGCAGGTGTGAAACGCATCATCGCGATTGGCTCTGGCAAAGGTGGCGTAGGGAAATCAACGGTGTCCAGCAACCTGGCGGTTGCACTGGCAAAGCAGGGTCGCAAAGTCGGACTATTGGACGCTGATATCTATGGCCCCTCACAGCCTCGCATGATGGGCATTCAAAAACGCCCTTCTTCTCCAGACGGCAAAACCATTATCCCACTGCAATCCCATGGCGTAACCTTGATGTCTATTGGCTTTATGCTTGACCCTGACAAAGCTGTGGTCTGGCGCGGTCCGATGCTGATGGGTGCGCTGCAGCAGATGCTAGGTCAGGTACAGTGGGGCGAGTTGGATGTATTGCTTGTCGACCTCCCACCAGGAACTGGAGACGTTCAACTGACCCTGTGTCAGAAGACGGAACTCACAGGTGCGATCCTGGTCTCCACGCCACAAGACGTGGCTCTGCTGGATGCCCGCAAAGCCCTTGATATGTTCGGTGCTCTAAAAACACCCGTCCTTGGCATGATCGAAAACATGTCTTTCCACGTATGCTCCAACTGTGGCCACGAAGAGCATATCTTCGGTCACGGTGGCGTGGCTGCCGAGGCTGAAAAGCTGGGCGTACCGCTTCTGGGAGCTCTGCCAATCGATCTTGAGACACGTCTCGCTGGTGATGCAGGCACGCCAATTGCAGCTGGGTCAGGTGCTATGGCTGAAGCCTATGCGCGCATTGCGAAGGGCCTTACGGATGGAGGAATGGCCTAA
- a CDS encoding DUF1127 domain-containing protein, with amino-acid sequence MAHAVQMNAIQSRRALAGETVFAALMTRFELYRAYRRTVKELSELSNRELADLGLSRSGIRGTAIEAVYGA; translated from the coding sequence ATGGCACACGCTGTACAAATGAACGCAATCCAATCACGCAGAGCGCTGGCTGGTGAGACTGTATTTGCTGCGCTGATGACTCGCTTCGAGCTGTATCGCGCTTACCGCCGGACAGTCAAAGAACTGAGCGAACTTTCAAACCGTGAGCTCGCAGATTTGGGACTGTCACGTTCCGGTATCCGTGGAACTGCAATCGAAGCGGTTTACGGCGCATAA
- a CDS encoding DUF2235 domain-containing protein, translated as MKLPRWALKLHTLFRRKVSGLQGDSSSKRESQTHVVILDGTMSSLAAGMETNAGQTYQLLQRAVPPVSLYYEAGVQFKKWRHAPDVMMGRGINRQIRRAYGFLASRYRPGDKIFLFGYSRGAFAVRSLAGVIDRVGLLEAKHATERNVQMAYRHYECAPDSIAAQDFAKNFCHENTEIEMIGVWDTVKALGLRLPLLWRLTEEKHAFHNHQLGKSVRHGFHALGLDENRLVYEPVLWETGDEFNGRVEQMWFRGSHADVGGQLQGHEESRPLANIPLVWMLQKSENLGLPLPQGWQAQFSQDVNAPSVGTWMGWGKLFLLRKKRRFVAAPSHAMHETISQKADQTQGYRKVFRKFFKPA; from the coding sequence ATGAAACTGCCACGTTGGGCATTGAAGCTACACACGCTGTTCCGCCGAAAGGTGTCGGGACTGCAAGGCGATTCATCATCCAAACGCGAGTCTCAGACCCACGTCGTCATCTTGGATGGCACCATGTCTTCCCTGGCTGCTGGCATGGAAACCAATGCTGGTCAAACCTACCAACTCCTGCAACGCGCTGTCCCACCAGTCTCGCTTTACTACGAGGCAGGTGTTCAATTTAAGAAGTGGCGTCACGCGCCAGATGTGATGATGGGGCGAGGGATCAACCGCCAGATCCGGCGTGCCTATGGTTTCCTTGCTTCCCGCTATCGCCCCGGTGATAAGATCTTTCTGTTTGGCTATTCCCGTGGAGCCTTTGCCGTGCGCTCTTTAGCGGGGGTAATTGACCGAGTTGGATTGCTTGAGGCGAAACATGCCACCGAACGCAACGTGCAAATGGCCTATCGCCATTATGAATGTGCGCCGGACAGTATTGCGGCACAGGATTTTGCTAAGAACTTCTGCCATGAGAACACCGAGATCGAAATGATTGGTGTTTGGGATACGGTCAAAGCTTTGGGGCTGCGCCTGCCACTTCTATGGCGTCTGACCGAAGAAAAACACGCATTTCACAACCATCAGCTCGGCAAATCCGTGCGCCATGGCTTCCATGCTTTGGGGCTCGACGAGAACCGTTTGGTTTATGAACCTGTGCTTTGGGAAACGGGGGATGAATTCAACGGTCGTGTTGAGCAGATGTGGTTCCGTGGCTCCCACGCTGACGTTGGAGGCCAACTACAGGGCCATGAGGAAAGCCGTCCGCTGGCGAATATTCCATTGGTCTGGATGCTGCAGAAATCAGAAAACCTTGGGTTGCCTCTTCCGCAGGGCTGGCAAGCTCAATTCAGTCAGGATGTAAATGCACCGTCCGTCGGCACTTGGATGGGCTGGGGAAAGCTCTTTTTGCTCAGAAAGAAACGCAGATTTGTCGCTGCCCCGAGCCACGCTATGCATGAAACCATCTCGCAGAAAGCCGATCAAACGCAGGGATATCGCAAGGTTTTTCGGAAATTCTTTAAGCCTGCATAA
- a CDS encoding PaaI family thioesterase, producing the protein MTNPNSESIVNALPTQQQLLSMSGLEFMQSILNGDLKGPPIANTLNFDLTRVEKGKVVFEGAPQSSAMNPMRTVHGGWYGTILDSCMACAVMTMVPQGSYYTTLEFKVNIIRPIPIGRRVAATGIIQHAGRSTGISNGEIRDLETERLYATGSTTCIIMQA; encoded by the coding sequence ATGACCAATCCGAACTCCGAAAGCATCGTCAACGCACTGCCAACGCAGCAGCAGCTGTTATCGATGTCAGGATTGGAATTCATGCAATCGATCTTAAACGGTGATCTAAAGGGGCCTCCGATCGCGAACACTTTGAATTTCGATCTTACTCGCGTCGAAAAGGGCAAAGTTGTTTTTGAAGGCGCGCCACAATCCTCGGCAATGAACCCCATGCGGACGGTCCATGGAGGATGGTATGGAACCATTCTGGACAGCTGCATGGCCTGCGCCGTGATGACCATGGTGCCTCAGGGCAGCTACTACACAACTCTTGAATTCAAAGTGAACATCATCCGTCCAATCCCCATAGGTCGAAGGGTCGCCGCCACCGGGATCATTCAACACGCGGGGCGAAGCACTGGGATTTCAAATGGAGAGATTCGCGATCTGGAAACCGAACGGCTTTATGCAACGGGATCAACGACTTGCATTATTATGCAGGCTTAA
- the metF gene encoding methylenetetrahydrofolate reductase [NAD(P)H], whose translation MTAPKISFEFFPPKNLEASFRLWDTVQVLAPMCPRFVSVTYGAGGTTRELTRDAVATLHKSSGLNVAAHLTCVNASKEETLKIADDFAAAGVTDLVALRGDPPKGSGRFEAHPEGFANSIELIEALSDTGKFNIRVGAYPESHPDAADQAANINWLKAKIDAGASEALTQFFFEPEVFLRFRDACAKAGIDAPIVPGIQPIENWKGIRNFAQRCGASFPAWLQDAFEKAERDDREELLATALCTELCDALRTEGVDHFHFYTLNRPELTRDVCHALGVTPASKLEKVA comes from the coding sequence ATGACCGCACCGAAAATCTCTTTTGAGTTCTTCCCGCCAAAGAACCTTGAGGCCTCATTCCGCCTCTGGGATACTGTGCAGGTGCTGGCGCCGATGTGCCCTCGTTTTGTGTCCGTGACCTATGGAGCGGGTGGCACAACCCGCGAGCTGACACGCGACGCAGTAGCCACTCTGCACAAATCGAGTGGACTGAACGTTGCAGCGCATTTGACCTGCGTGAATGCCAGCAAAGAAGAAACCCTTAAGATCGCAGATGACTTCGCCGCAGCGGGTGTCACAGATTTGGTTGCCCTGCGCGGTGACCCTCCAAAAGGCAGCGGCCGCTTTGAAGCGCACCCTGAGGGTTTTGCAAACTCCATTGAGCTGATCGAAGCACTTTCAGACACAGGGAAGTTCAATATCCGCGTTGGCGCATATCCTGAATCCCACCCGGATGCTGCAGATCAAGCTGCCAATATTAACTGGCTGAAGGCTAAGATTGATGCAGGCGCTTCAGAGGCGTTGACACAGTTCTTCTTTGAGCCAGAAGTCTTCCTGCGTTTCCGTGACGCCTGCGCGAAAGCCGGCATTGATGCGCCGATCGTTCCGGGCATTCAACCGATTGAAAACTGGAAAGGCATCCGCAACTTCGCACAACGCTGCGGCGCGTCGTTCCCAGCCTGGCTTCAGGACGCCTTCGAAAAGGCGGAACGTGATGATCGTGAAGAGTTGCTTGCTACAGCTCTCTGTACAGAGCTTTGCGATGCATTGCGTACAGAAGGTGTGGATCATTTCCACTTCTACACGCTCAACCGTCCAGAGCTGACACGCGATGTGTGCCACGCACTGGGTGTCACGCCTGCATCAAAACTGGAAAAGGTTGCTTAA
- a CDS encoding LysR family transcriptional regulator has product MHIEFRHLRTVKAIHECGGLARAADQLNITQSALSHQIKGLEDQAGVELFVRRSKPMKLSAAGMRLLRLAERILPEVAALEDEFSGLRSGNSGRLHIAIECHACFEWLFPVLEQFRKKWPDVDVDIRPGLAFDAMPALQKEEVDLVVSSDPEEMPGVEFTHLFDYKPVFVASSSHPLSQKDWVDAEDFRGQTLITYPVERSRLDIFSQLLTPAKVEPERVRQAELTAVILLLVASNRGVAVLPDWVVREVKYNSDYVTRPLTQEGITRGLFAATRSDDLEKPYMQDLIRLAGTEAKRLQSV; this is encoded by the coding sequence ATGCACATTGAGTTCCGCCACCTGCGGACGGTTAAAGCAATCCACGAATGTGGTGGTTTGGCGCGAGCGGCGGATCAATTGAACATCACGCAATCCGCTTTGTCACATCAAATCAAAGGCTTGGAGGATCAAGCTGGCGTCGAGCTTTTTGTGCGCCGTTCTAAGCCAATGAAATTATCAGCAGCAGGCATGCGTCTTCTGCGACTCGCGGAACGTATTTTGCCTGAGGTTGCAGCGCTGGAAGATGAATTTTCCGGGCTTCGGTCAGGAAATTCCGGGCGTCTTCACATCGCAATTGAATGCCACGCCTGCTTTGAATGGTTGTTCCCGGTGCTTGAGCAGTTCCGCAAAAAGTGGCCTGACGTGGATGTTGATATTCGCCCTGGGCTTGCTTTTGACGCGATGCCAGCGCTTCAGAAGGAAGAAGTGGACCTTGTGGTGTCCTCTGATCCAGAGGAAATGCCGGGTGTCGAATTCACGCATCTTTTTGACTACAAGCCTGTTTTTGTGGCGTCCAGTAGCCATCCTCTGTCGCAGAAAGACTGGGTAGACGCCGAAGATTTTCGGGGTCAAACGCTGATCACTTACCCTGTGGAACGCTCTCGGTTGGATATCTTCAGCCAATTGCTTACCCCGGCCAAAGTCGAGCCCGAACGTGTGCGACAAGCTGAACTGACCGCCGTGATCCTGCTCCTTGTGGCGTCTAATCGCGGCGTTGCAGTTTTGCCGGATTGGGTGGTACGTGAAGTGAAGTACAACTCTGACTACGTCACACGACCATTGACCCAAGAGGGGATCACACGGGGGCTTTTTGCAGCCACGCGTTCTGATGATTTAGAGAAACCATATATGCAGGATTTGATCCGACTTGCCGGAACTGAAGCCAAGCGGTTGCAAAGCGTCTGA
- a CDS encoding inositol monophosphatase family protein produces the protein MQGSANLNIMMKAARKAGRSLVKDFREVENLQVSSKGAGDFVSKADIAAEAILKEELMGARPTYGWLAEEGGEEEGKDPTRRWIVDPLDGTTNFLHGLPHWAISIALEHKGEIVSGVIYDPAKDEMFYAEKGEGAWLNDSQRLRVSGRNRMIESIFATGVPFGGRRDLPETLQDLARIMPSCAGVRRFGSAALDLAYVAAGRYEGYWERNLNAWDVAAGIIIVKEAGGFVRGMDDEDNVLETGSLLAANEPIWDQFAKVIRGA, from the coding sequence ATGCAGGGCAGCGCCAATCTGAACATTATGATGAAAGCCGCGCGTAAAGCGGGGCGGTCTCTGGTGAAAGACTTCCGCGAGGTGGAAAACCTGCAGGTGTCTTCTAAAGGCGCAGGCGACTTCGTAAGTAAAGCGGACATCGCAGCTGAAGCCATCCTGAAAGAAGAGCTGATGGGCGCACGTCCAACTTACGGCTGGCTGGCCGAAGAAGGCGGCGAGGAAGAGGGCAAAGACCCGACACGTCGCTGGATTGTTGATCCGCTCGATGGCACAACAAACTTCCTGCACGGTCTGCCGCATTGGGCGATTTCCATCGCGCTTGAGCACAAGGGTGAGATCGTATCCGGCGTGATCTATGACCCTGCGAAAGACGAAATGTTCTACGCGGAAAAAGGCGAGGGCGCTTGGTTGAATGATAGCCAGCGTTTGCGCGTTTCAGGCCGGAATCGCATGATTGAATCGATCTTTGCAACTGGCGTGCCATTTGGCGGTCGTCGTGACCTGCCTGAAACTCTGCAAGACCTCGCGCGCATCATGCCAAGCTGCGCAGGTGTGCGCCGTTTCGGATCTGCGGCACTGGACCTCGCTTATGTGGCAGCGGGCCGCTACGAGGGCTACTGGGAGCGTAATCTGAACGCTTGGGACGTGGCCGCTGGCATCATCATCGTGAAAGAAGCGGGCGGTTTTGTCCGCGGTATGGATGACGAAGATAACGTGCTGGAAACTGGCTCTTTGCTGGCTGCAAACGAGCCGATTTGGGATCAGTTCGCAAAGGTGATACGCGGTGCCTAA
- a CDS encoding GFA family protein, which translates to MSYRLSCHCGAVEMDVTLSEGLDTARRCDCSYCRRRGAIAVSAAVDGGVTILKGEDNLSLYQWGTGTAKHYFCKTCGIYTHHQRRSDPTQYGINVACLEGINPRDLGDIAWVDGVNHPSDRA; encoded by the coding sequence ATGAGTTACCGGCTGAGTTGCCATTGTGGCGCTGTAGAAATGGATGTGACACTCTCAGAAGGCCTGGACACAGCACGACGCTGTGACTGCTCCTATTGTCGCCGCCGCGGCGCGATTGCGGTCAGTGCAGCTGTTGATGGTGGCGTCACAATTTTAAAAGGCGAAGACAATCTGAGCCTTTACCAATGGGGCACGGGCACGGCGAAACATTACTTTTGCAAGACCTGCGGAATTTACACGCATCATCAACGCCGCAGTGACCCGACCCAATATGGCATTAACGTCGCTTGCTTAGAGGGTATTAATCCTCGCGATCTCGGAGATATTGCTTGGGTCGATGGCGTGAACCACCCAAGCGACCGCGCATAA
- a CDS encoding rhomboid family intramembrane serine protease, producing the protein MFPIRDHNPSDSTPFITYALVAINILVFIYSWPLADQPRLLGAFYSDYALFPDRVSAGQDLQGLITSMFLHGGIMHLLGNMLFLWIFGDNMEDEMGHIGFLIFYIVGGVGAGLAQVISEPFSQIPTIGASGAVAVVMGGYLLLFPKARVDILLILIVFFKVFTVPAWVMLGLWFGLQLFNSVAVDTSAGGVAYWAHAGGFIIGVILTIPLWLRLGGPAFWRSTAGHPRHPDATYSFTRSNIPKVRRRK; encoded by the coding sequence ATGTTTCCGATCCGAGATCATAACCCGTCTGACAGCACGCCCTTCATCACTTACGCCTTAGTTGCCATCAACATTTTGGTGTTCATCTACAGCTGGCCCTTAGCGGATCAGCCTCGGCTATTGGGCGCGTTTTATAGCGATTATGCTCTGTTCCCGGATCGGGTTTCTGCCGGACAAGACCTGCAAGGGCTCATTACTTCTATGTTCCTGCACGGTGGGATCATGCACCTGCTCGGTAACATGCTCTTCCTATGGATCTTCGGGGACAATATGGAAGATGAAATGGGCCATATCGGTTTTCTCATCTTTTACATTGTCGGCGGCGTTGGTGCGGGCCTCGCACAGGTGATTTCAGAACCTTTCAGCCAAATCCCAACAATCGGTGCCTCTGGTGCGGTCGCCGTAGTTATGGGCGGCTACCTCTTGCTCTTCCCGAAGGCGCGAGTGGATATTCTCCTGATATTAATCGTCTTTTTCAAAGTCTTCACTGTCCCCGCCTGGGTCATGCTGGGTCTCTGGTTTGGCCTGCAGCTCTTTAACAGCGTGGCAGTCGACACCTCTGCAGGGGGAGTGGCCTACTGGGCCCACGCTGGTGGTTTTATCATTGGTGTGATCCTGACGATCCCGCTCTGGCTTCGGCTTGGCGGTCCAGCGTTTTGGCGTTCCACAGCGGGGCACCCACGCCATCCTGACGCCACCTATTCATTCACCCGATCAAATATTCCCAAAGTAAGAAGACGCAAATGA
- the putA gene encoding bifunctional proline dehydrogenase/L-glutamate gamma-semialdehyde dehydrogenase PutA, whose translation MTALRRLIDTTTYADETKLVEELKQATNLSSEDRARISAAAAQLVRQIRSQTQPGLMEVFLAEYGLSTDEGIALMCLAEALLRVPDAETIDALIEDKIAPSDWGKHLGHSTSSLVNASTWALMLTGKVLEDDHSGVIGALRGAVKRLGEPVIRTAVGRAMKEMGRQFVLGETINGAMDRAKDYEKQGFTYSYDMLGEAAKTDADAMRYHLSYSRAITAIAAACTHDDIRQNPGISVKLSALHPRYEVTQRDRVMEELVPRLRSLALLAKSARMGLNIDAEEADRLSISMDVIETVLAEPALEGWDGFGVVVQAYGKRAGATLDFLYDLAERLDRKIMVRLVKGAYWDTEIKLAQVQGIDGFPVFTSKAATDISYMANARKLLGMTDRIYPQFATHNAHTVAAILDMAEDNSTYEFQRLHGMGESLHDIVKTENDTRCRIYAPVGAHRDLLAYLVRRLLENGANSSFVNQIVDEEVAPEVVARDPFETQAEFTSTIPTAVDLYAPERVNSTGFDLHDVPTIEKVDAARAPFRATQWHAQPLIAVDAPFLEPQPVNNPFLMSDDLGTVTHASAEAVEAALGSAKPWDASPEERGTVLKRAAELYEENFGLFFAILAREAGKTPLDQVAELREAVDFLRFYGANAPSDPAAGVFSCISPWNFPLAIFTGQISAALAAGNAVIAKPADQTPLIAYEAVKLLHEAGVPRTALQLVPGSGSKVGAAITSDARVNGVCFTGSTATALRIRKAMTAAMAPGAPLIAETGGLNAMIVDSTALPEQAVTAIVESAFQSAGQRCSALRCLYVQEDIADTLLEMLKGAVKELELGDPWNYSTDSGPVIDAGAQAEIAAHIGQAQKEGRVLFQLTTPQTGTFIAPTMIKIDGIQDLEKEIFGPVLHVATFKSSELDEVIDAINATGYGLTFGLQTRIDDRVQHVSDRIGAGNVYVNRNQIGAIVGSQPFGGEGLSGTGPKAGGPHYLSRFRKVDAISSTGEFNTSQGADAMQAAINEAPDGGAVETVSLPGPTGESNRLSTHSRAPVLCLGPGTEAANAQAEAVKKLGGRAVAANGLLAPRDLVKLSGYSSVIWWGSEESARAFEQALSDRNGPIIPLITGAPDVTRARAERHVCVDTTASGGNAALLGGAA comes from the coding sequence ATGACCGCCCTGCGCCGTTTGATCGACACCACGACCTATGCCGATGAGACCAAACTCGTTGAAGAGCTGAAACAGGCGACGAACCTATCGTCTGAAGATCGCGCACGCATATCTGCCGCGGCAGCACAGCTTGTGCGCCAAATTCGGTCTCAGACTCAACCAGGTCTCATGGAGGTCTTTCTAGCGGAGTATGGCCTTTCAACAGATGAGGGCATCGCCTTGATGTGCCTTGCCGAAGCATTGCTTCGCGTGCCGGATGCAGAGACAATTGATGCGCTGATTGAAGACAAAATCGCACCATCAGACTGGGGCAAGCACCTCGGCCATTCGACCTCTTCGCTGGTGAACGCTTCAACTTGGGCACTCATGCTGACGGGCAAAGTTCTGGAAGATGATCACTCCGGGGTCATCGGTGCACTTCGTGGGGCCGTGAAACGTCTGGGCGAGCCCGTAATTCGTACAGCTGTTGGTCGTGCCATGAAAGAAATGGGACGTCAGTTCGTGCTTGGTGAAACCATTAATGGGGCGATGGACCGTGCGAAGGATTATGAGAAACAGGGCTTCACCTACTCATACGACATGCTTGGCGAAGCAGCGAAAACTGATGCCGATGCGATGCGGTATCACCTATCTTACTCCCGCGCGATCACAGCGATTGCAGCGGCCTGCACACATGATGACATCCGTCAAAATCCGGGTATTTCGGTCAAACTCTCTGCACTTCACCCGCGCTATGAGGTCACTCAGCGCGACCGCGTGATGGAGGAGCTGGTCCCGCGCCTGCGGTCACTGGCTTTGCTCGCTAAATCCGCGCGCATGGGCTTGAACATCGACGCCGAAGAGGCTGATCGCCTTAGCATTTCTATGGATGTGATCGAAACGGTATTGGCCGAACCTGCGCTCGAAGGCTGGGACGGATTTGGTGTAGTGGTTCAAGCCTACGGCAAACGCGCTGGCGCGACATTGGACTTCCTCTATGACCTCGCAGAACGCCTGGATCGTAAGATCATGGTACGCCTGGTGAAAGGTGCCTATTGGGACACTGAAATCAAATTGGCGCAGGTCCAGGGCATTGATGGTTTCCCTGTTTTCACGAGCAAAGCCGCAACCGATATCAGCTACATGGCAAATGCGCGAAAGCTGTTGGGCATGACGGATCGGATCTACCCGCAATTCGCAACCCACAATGCGCATACCGTAGCTGCAATCCTCGACATGGCGGAAGATAACTCAACCTATGAGTTCCAACGCCTGCACGGCATGGGTGAAAGCCTGCATGACATCGTCAAAACTGAAAACGACACGCGCTGCCGCATCTACGCGCCAGTTGGGGCACACCGAGATCTGCTCGCATATCTCGTGCGCCGCCTGCTGGAAAACGGCGCGAACAGCTCATTCGTCAACCAGATTGTTGACGAGGAGGTGGCTCCAGAAGTGGTCGCCCGTGATCCGTTTGAAACTCAGGCAGAATTCACATCAACCATTCCAACTGCAGTGGATCTCTATGCGCCAGAACGCGTGAACTCCACAGGTTTTGATTTACACGATGTTCCGACCATCGAAAAAGTCGATGCGGCACGCGCGCCTTTCCGCGCGACCCAATGGCACGCGCAACCTTTGATCGCCGTAGATGCGCCGTTCTTGGAGCCGCAGCCTGTGAACAACCCGTTCTTAATGTCTGACGATCTTGGCACAGTAACCCACGCCAGCGCAGAAGCCGTTGAAGCCGCATTGGGAAGTGCAAAACCTTGGGACGCCTCTCCTGAAGAACGCGGCACGGTTCTGAAACGTGCGGCTGAGCTCTATGAAGAGAATTTTGGCCTCTTCTTCGCCATTCTGGCGCGCGAAGCGGGTAAAACGCCTCTGGATCAGGTTGCAGAACTACGTGAAGCGGTTGATTTCCTGCGCTTTTATGGTGCCAATGCGCCGAGCGATCCTGCGGCCGGTGTCTTCTCCTGCATCAGTCCTTGGAACTTCCCTCTGGCAATTTTCACGGGTCAGATTTCCGCAGCTCTGGCTGCTGGCAATGCTGTGATTGCGAAGCCAGCAGATCAAACGCCACTTATCGCTTATGAAGCTGTGAAACTGCTGCACGAAGCCGGTGTGCCACGCACTGCACTGCAATTGGTGCCGGGCTCTGGGTCCAAGGTCGGCGCGGCCATTACATCAGACGCGCGCGTAAACGGAGTTTGCTTTACAGGCTCTACCGCCACTGCGCTGCGCATTCGCAAGGCCATGACGGCTGCTATGGCGCCGGGCGCACCACTGATCGCAGAGACAGGTGGCTTAAACGCGATGATCGTGGATTCAACTGCCCTGCCCGAACAAGCCGTCACCGCGATTGTCGAAAGCGCGTTTCAATCGGCAGGTCAGCGCTGTTCAGCTCTGCGGTGCCTCTATGTACAGGAAGACATTGCCGACACGCTGCTTGAGATGTTGAAAGGTGCCGTCAAAGAGCTGGAGCTGGGTGATCCTTGGAACTACAGCACCGATTCTGGCCCGGTTATTGACGCAGGCGCACAGGCAGAAATTGCAGCCCATATCGGCCAAGCGCAAAAAGAAGGCCGCGTGCTTTTCCAACTCACAACGCCTCAGACCGGGACGTTCATCGCGCCGACCATGATCAAAATCGACGGTATTCAAGATCTTGAGAAAGAGATCTTCGGCCCCGTTTTGCACGTTGCGACATTCAAATCGTCAGAGCTTGACGAGGTGATTGATGCAATCAATGCAACCGGTTACGGGCTGACATTCGGCCTGCAGACGAGGATCGATGACCGCGTTCAGCATGTGTCTGACCGGATCGGTGCGGGCAACGTCTACGTCAACAGAAACCAAATCGGAGCAATCGTTGGCAGCCAACCTTTTGGCGGGGAAGGCCTTTCCGGCACTGGCCCAAAAGCTGGCGGCCCACACTACCTGTCGCGCTTCCGCAAAGTTGATGCGATTTCCTCAACCGGTGAATTCAACACCTCTCAAGGAGCTGACGCCATGCAAGCAGCCATCAATGAAGCCCCGGACGGCGGCGCGGTGGAAACCGTTTCATTGCCCGGCCCAACCGGCGAATCCAACCGCCTCTCCACCCACTCCCGTGCACCGGTTCTGTGCTTGGGGCCTGGAACCGAAGCGGCAAATGCGCAGGCTGAGGCTGTGAAAAAGCTTGGGGGGCGTGCTGTCGCTGCAAACGGCTTGCTCGCACCACGCGACCTTGTGAAGCTCAGCGGATATTCAAGCGTCATTTGGTGGGGCAGCGAAGAAAGCGCACGCGCCTTCGAACAAGCCTTGTCTGACAGAAACGGGCCAATCATACCGCTGATCACAGGCGCGCCAGATGTCACTCGTGCTCGCGCGGAGCGCCATGTTTGTGTGGACACAACAGCCTCAGGCGGGAACGCAGCCCTACTAGGCGGCGCAGCCTAA
- a CDS encoding Lrp/AsnC family transcriptional regulator, which produces MQNDQIELDRFDRKILDVLARDGRISITDLAKEIGLSKSPTQARLRRLELEGVITGYRAMMDPVRLGLDHVAFVEVKLNDTREAALLAFNRAIAQLPEVEQAHMMASNFDYLLKVRTTNMSAYRTVLGEKISALPHVASTSTFVVMEAVKEFGLVDVT; this is translated from the coding sequence ATGCAAAACGACCAGATTGAATTGGATCGCTTTGATCGCAAAATTCTTGATGTTCTTGCGCGGGATGGACGGATTTCGATTACTGACCTCGCCAAAGAGATCGGATTGTCCAAGAGCCCGACGCAAGCACGGTTGCGTAGATTGGAGCTAGAAGGCGTCATCACCGGATATCGGGCGATGATGGATCCTGTACGATTGGGGCTGGACCATGTGGCTTTTGTGGAAGTGAAACTGAACGACACGCGCGAAGCAGCTTTGTTGGCCTTCAATCGAGCAATTGCGCAGTTACCTGAAGTGGAACAGGCGCATATGATGGCCTCTAATTTTGACTACCTTCTCAAGGTGCGTACGACAAACATGTCGGCTTATCGTACTGTTTTGGGAGAGAAAATTTCAGCTCTGCCGCATGTCGCGAGTACGTCGACCTTTGTGGTGATGGAGGCTGTGAAGGAATTTGGTCTCGTAGACGTGACTTGA